A window of Rhinatrema bivittatum chromosome 2, aRhiBiv1.1, whole genome shotgun sequence contains these coding sequences:
- the LOC115083595 gene encoding gastrula zinc finger protein XlCGF71.1-like, producing the protein PHDKPFSCSECEKSFIAKYLLIAHQRIHTGERPFSCTKCGKSFIRKDNLSQHQKIHTGERPFACTECSKSFIYKSDLRQHQKVHTGEKPFSCSECEKSFIRKDMLILHQRKHTGERPFSCSECEKSFSRRNKLISHQRRHTGARPIICSKCGKTFSSKRVLRKHEKLHTDKSFCGEGEKQKNGIVDRSVTNQ; encoded by the coding sequence CCCCATGATAAACCATTTTCTTGTtcagaatgtgagaaaagctttATTGCTAAGTATTTGCTAATAGCTCAccaaagaatccacacaggagagagaccattttcatgtactAAATGTGGAAAAAGCTTCATTAGGAAGGACAACCTCtcacaacaccagaaaatccacacaggagaaagaccatttgcatgtactgaatgTAGTAAAAGCTTTATTTACAAATCAGACCTCAGGCAACACCAAAAAGtacacactggtgagaaaccattttcatgttctgaatgtgagaaaagctttATTCGTAAGGATATGCTAATATTACACCAAAGAAAACACACTggtgagagaccattttcatgttctgaatgtgagaaaagctttAGTCGTAGGAATAAGCTAATATCACACCAGAGAAGACACACTGGTGCAAGACCAATTATATGTTCTAAGTGTGGTAAAACTTTTTCCTCTAAAAGAGTCCTCAGAAAACATGAAAAACTGCACACTGATAAGAGTTTttgtggtgaaggagaaaaacagaagaATGGCATTGTTGATAGAAGTGTCACTAACCAGTGA